From the genome of Paracholeplasma manati:
ATGGTTAGTCCATTTTTAACGGCCGAGAAAGCAACATACTGATTCGAGTGATCACGTTCGAACGATTTATATGCTTGAATCAGTATATTTAATTGTTCGGGTGAAATACTCAAACTGTAATTTGCCATATATTTTCTCCTAACTGTATATGATTATACCATAAAATTTGATAAAATGTAAGAGGTGATACTATGAGTTACGCTTTCAAAGCACTCGAGTTTGATGTCGTATTGACGCGCATTTCGAAATATGCCATGTGTCAAACGACGGTACAAAACATCATAAACTTGGTTCCATTGGATGACCTTGAAACTGTGAAGGTAGAGATTCAAAAGACCAAACAAACCTTAGACCTCATCGCTCGCATGGGTTCTTTTCCATTCATTGAAGATTACGATATCGATGATCTATTCAACGCCATTACCATTGGACAAACATTATCGATAAAGGACATTCTCTCCGTTCGTTTATTCATGGTGATGACACGTGACATTTTAAATCAGTTCAAAGAAATGACTCGAAATAAGATGAATTTTGATTCCATCAAATACATTCATGAGCGCTTGTTTCCAACCGATCATTTGATTTCATTGATTGATTCTAAAATTGACCCTGATGGGATTGTCCTAGATAGTGCCTCCGAGGCTTTGATGACAATCCGTAAACAGCAGAGAAGATTAGAACAACAACGTCGTGAAATTCTCAATAGCCTTTTACAAAAAAGAGCTTCACAACTCAATGAACAAATGATTGTGATGCGTAATAATCGCTATTGTTTACCAGTTAAAGCCGATTATAAGCACACCTTTAAAGGAATCATCCATGATGAATCCTCATCCGGGACCACTGCATTCATCGAACCGATTGAAACCATTGAAAAAACCGTTGAACTCGAACGATTGATGTTTGCTGAACAACAAGAAATCATCAAAATACTCGAAGAGATTTCTGGTGAACTTAAAATCGATGTTGATGCGCTCAAAGGCAATCTAGATGCCTTACTGGTGTTGGATTTACTCCAGAGTAAGGCCAAATACGCCCTTGAAATTGACGCCTATGCTGTCTCTATGAATGATCAAGGGTTGATTCGTTTAATCGATGCGAGACACCCATTAATTGACCCTAAAATGGTCGTACCTATTTCTTTGGAACTCAATGAAATTAAACGAACCATCCTCATATCTGGGCCGAATACTGGTGGTAAAACGGTGGCTTTAAAAACCACAGGCTTATTATCATTGATGGCCCAATCCGGCTTATTGGTACCGATGAAAAGCGAAGGCGAACTTTCGATTTTTAAAGGGGTATATGCCGACATTGGTGATGAACAATCCATTTTACAATCCTTATCCACATTCTCATCCCACATGAAGAAAATCAAACACATCGTCGATATCGCGAGTGATGATATTCTGGTATTGATGGATGAACTGGGCAGTGGGACAGACCCACAAGAAGGTAGCGCATTGGCGATGGGTATTTTGGACTATTTAGAACCATTTAATCTTAGGATGATTGTGACAACCCATTATTCTGAGTTGAAGGTCTACGCTTACACACACCCACACATTGCGAACGCTAGTGTCGCATTCGACATCGATACATTAAAGCCTTTATACCGTATCAATTATGGTATTAGTGGATCATCAAATGCCCTTTACATTGCGAAAAAACTCGGTTTGAGCGAACAGGTGATACGATTAGCTCAAGGGTATTCTAGTCTCAAAGAAAATGATTTAACCAAATCCATCAAAGCTTTTGAAGATGAATCATTGATTGTCAAACAAAAAGAGGCTGAGCTTTCGAAAGAACTCCTCCATATCGAAATGCTCCGCAAGGAATATGAACAAAAAATCGATACCTTAGAAGCCGAAAAAGATGCGATCATTGCTAAAACCAAAGCACAAGCCGATAAAAAGATGAAAGCTAACTTGGAAAAAGCACAAGAATTGATCGATATCTTATCCATGAAAGATTTGAAAGACCATGAAGTTGCTCAAATCAAATACGAGTTCAAACAGTTGGATTTTGATGATGTTCCGAAAGAAATAGCCCGTGACTTAAAGGTTGGTGACCATGTGTTCATCAAATCTTATGATCAAAATGGTGTCATCACACAAAAGATTAAAAATCAATTCAAAGTCAAATTTGGGATGTTTGAATTGTTATTTGATGCAAAAGACCTAAAACCAACAGACGAACCCATCATTAGACCCAGAACAGTCAAATCAAAACCGATTGAAACCAAGACAGTGGTTAGTGATGTGAAAATGGAACTGGATTTGAGGGGTTATCGTTTTGAAGATGTGAAAGAAGAACTTGAAAAATTCCTTGATACCGCTGTTTTAAATCATATGCGTTCCGTGCGAATTATTCATGGTTTCGGTACTGGAGCGGTTCGTAAAGCCGTTTATGATGTCATAAAATCCTCACCTTATGTTGGGTCATATCGCTACGGTGGTGAGGGTGAAGGTCTCAATGGTGTAACCATCATATCGTTAAAGTAGGTTGCTTTTGACTTGAATTAAACGGTTACATAATTTATAATAATCTTAAGTAATGATGAAATTGGAGGGTATTTTATGCTTATCACGTATGACGGTAGTGAATTCGAACAAGTCGTTGGCAGACAAGGTCTTGTTTTAGTCGATTTTTTTGCAACATGGTGTGGACCATGCAAGATGTTGATGCCTCAATTGGAAGCTTTATCTGAAGAACAACCACAAATTCCTTTTGTTAAAGTGGATATTGATCAATATAGACCTCTTGCGAAAGAAACTTACGGCATTACTTCGGTTCCAACATTAATCTTATTTAAAGATGGCGTTGAAGTATCTAGACAAAGCGGATTTGCACCAAAAGACGCTGTTTGGAAATGGATTCAAGCAAACAATAAATAAAAAAACACGACAATGTCGTG
Proteins encoded in this window:
- a CDS encoding endonuclease MutS2; this encodes MSYAFKALEFDVVLTRISKYAMCQTTVQNIINLVPLDDLETVKVEIQKTKQTLDLIARMGSFPFIEDYDIDDLFNAITIGQTLSIKDILSVRLFMVMTRDILNQFKEMTRNKMNFDSIKYIHERLFPTDHLISLIDSKIDPDGIVLDSASEALMTIRKQQRRLEQQRREILNSLLQKRASQLNEQMIVMRNNRYCLPVKADYKHTFKGIIHDESSSGTTAFIEPIETIEKTVELERLMFAEQQEIIKILEEISGELKIDVDALKGNLDALLVLDLLQSKAKYALEIDAYAVSMNDQGLIRLIDARHPLIDPKMVVPISLELNEIKRTILISGPNTGGKTVALKTTGLLSLMAQSGLLVPMKSEGELSIFKGVYADIGDEQSILQSLSTFSSHMKKIKHIVDIASDDILVLMDELGSGTDPQEGSALAMGILDYLEPFNLRMIVTTHYSELKVYAYTHPHIANASVAFDIDTLKPLYRINYGISGSSNALYIAKKLGLSEQVIRLAQGYSSLKENDLTKSIKAFEDESLIVKQKEAELSKELLHIEMLRKEYEQKIDTLEAEKDAIIAKTKAQADKKMKANLEKAQELIDILSMKDLKDHEVAQIKYEFKQLDFDDVPKEIARDLKVGDHVFIKSYDQNGVITQKIKNQFKVKFGMFELLFDAKDLKPTDEPIIRPRTVKSKPIETKTVVSDVKMELDLRGYRFEDVKEELEKFLDTAVLNHMRSVRIIHGFGTGAVRKAVYDVIKSSPYVGSYRYGGEGEGLNGVTIISLK
- the trxA gene encoding thioredoxin; amino-acid sequence: MLITYDGSEFEQVVGRQGLVLVDFFATWCGPCKMLMPQLEALSEEQPQIPFVKVDIDQYRPLAKETYGITSVPTLILFKDGVEVSRQSGFAPKDAVWKWIQANNK